In the genome of Desulfatiglans sp., one region contains:
- a CDS encoding thiamine pyrophosphate-requiring protein: protein MSLKKENSMIEVNAENTAQAFLDLLALRGIEYFFGNAGTDFASIVDAFTKRKAEGKRLPVPVTIPHEIPLVSMAQGYYLYTGKIQAAMVHVGVGTANALGSIMTGKRSRIPLLFFAGRTPVTEDGHPASRSSFVHWAQECYDQAGMIREFVNWDYELRSPSQLEDVIDRALVMALSEPCGPVYLTLPRETLYDSFDKKGFNSRLKYDLPTFYPDPNKIKKVAELITCAEYPIIITSSYGKRAEYVETLVELAEMTGSGVVSFNPEYMNFPADHYCHQGFTPDPLLSDADLIIVLESDVPWYPASIKPNDSAFMVNIGIDPLYSKYPVRSYPSDITLNGDPCLALKEIVQELSGPNKMKDTMLEGRKNRLKTRHDALFHDLYSTAGNASGAMPLNQGFVSSRLNSIIDSNTIIVNEYDNQMIWQENISPGNYFGVSHAGYLGWAVGAALGMKLAAPEKTVIATVGDGSYMFSVPSACHYVSKAYDLPILIIIYNNRSWEAVRQATKGIHPDGWAANAPDMPLTELRPSPDYEQICTAFGGYGEKVERPEELDGALKRALVAVNKENRQACLNIVCG, encoded by the coding sequence ACTGCACAGGCATTTCTTGATCTTCTTGCGCTTAGAGGGATAGAATACTTTTTCGGAAATGCAGGGACAGATTTTGCAAGTATTGTAGATGCCTTTACAAAAAGAAAGGCAGAGGGGAAAAGATTACCTGTCCCTGTTACTATACCCCATGAGATACCGCTTGTCAGCATGGCACAGGGGTATTACCTTTACACAGGTAAAATTCAGGCGGCAATGGTGCATGTGGGTGTGGGCACGGCAAATGCCCTTGGTTCAATAATGACCGGGAAGAGATCAAGAATCCCGCTTCTCTTTTTTGCAGGAAGAACACCGGTCACAGAAGATGGGCACCCTGCATCCCGTTCATCATTTGTTCACTGGGCGCAGGAGTGTTATGACCAGGCCGGGATGATAAGGGAATTTGTAAACTGGGATTATGAATTAAGATCCCCTTCACAGCTTGAGGATGTTATTGACAGGGCACTTGTTATGGCGCTTTCTGAACCCTGCGGGCCGGTTTACCTTACGCTTCCAAGAGAGACGCTTTATGACTCCTTTGATAAAAAGGGCTTTAACAGCCGCCTGAAATATGATCTGCCAACATTTTATCCTGACCCTAATAAGATAAAAAAGGTGGCTGAGCTGATTACCTGTGCGGAGTACCCGATCATTATAACCTCCTCATATGGTAAAAGGGCTGAATATGTTGAGACACTTGTTGAACTTGCAGAGATGACAGGTTCAGGGGTTGTATCATTCAACCCTGAATATATGAACTTTCCGGCTGATCATTATTGTCATCAGGGATTTACCCCTGACCCGCTGTTATCAGATGCAGACCTAATAATAGTCCTTGAAAGTGATGTACCGTGGTATCCTGCTTCAATAAAGCCTAATGATTCGGCTTTTATGGTTAATATCGGAATCGATCCTTTATACAGTAAATACCCTGTAAGGAGCTATCCATCAGATATCACACTGAACGGCGATCCATGTCTGGCTTTGAAAGAAATTGTTCAGGAATTATCAGGCCCAAATAAAATGAAAGATACTATGCTGGAGGGAAGAAAAAACAGACTAAAAACAAGGCATGATGCTCTATTCCATGATCTTTATTCAACGGCAGGAAATGCATCGGGTGCTATGCCATTAAACCAGGGCTTTGTCTCATCCCGTTTAAACAGTATTATTGACAGCAACACAATAATAGTGAACGAATATGATAATCAGATGATCTGGCAGGAAAACATCTCTCCAGGTAACTATTTTGGTGTTTCCCATGCAGGGTATCTCGGCTGGGCAGTTGGGGCTGCACTTGGCATGAAATTGGCTGCACCGGAGAAGACCGTTATAGCCACAGTAGGCGATGGATCATATATGTTTTCTGTACCCTCTGCCTGTCATTATGTTTCAAAGGCATATGATCTTCCGATACTGATCATAATTTACAATAACCGGTCATGGGAGGCGGTAAGGCAGGCAACAAAGGGCATACACCCTGATGGCTGGGCAGCAAATGCGCCTGATATGCCCCTGACTGAATTAAGGCCTTCCCCTGACTATGAACAGATCTGCACGGCATTCGGGGGGTATGGTGAAAAGGTGGAGAGACCGGAAGAGTTGGACGGAGCTTTAAAACGTGCCCTGGTTGCAGTAAACAAAGAAAATCGTCAGGCATGTCTTAATATAGTGTGCGGATAA